CCAATGCACTTGTGGCAACCGGTGCCACGCTGTTCGTGCTCTACGCCGCCGCCACCGAGGACAGCAGCCCCACCCGGGTCGCGTCCTATGTGGTGTCCGGCATCGGGTTCCTGGGCGGCGGCGTCATCCTGCGGGAGGGCGCCAACGTCCGTGGGCTCAATACGGCGGCCACGCTGTGGTGCTCGGCCGCCGTCGGCGTGCTGGCCGCCTCCGGTCACCTGGTGTTCGCCCTGATCGCCACCGGCACGGTCGTCGCCGTCCATTTGCTGGGACGCCCGCTGGGGCGGCTCATCGACCACGACGATCCCGGCGACGACGACGAGGGACTGGAGCCCTACCTGGTCCAAGTGGTGTGCCGGCCGAAGTCAGCGAAGTATGCGCGGGCTCAGATCGTGCAGCACACCCGCAGCAACGACATCATCCTGCGCGGTATCCACACCGGCCAAGCCCCCGAGCAGGCCCCCGAACAGGCCCTGGAAAACGTTACGCTGACCGCGCACGTCCTGCTGGGCGGTCACTCCACGGCTAAACTAGCCAAGCTGGAACGGCTGGTGGCCGAGTTGTCGCTGCAGCCCGGCATCTATGCGGTGCACTGGTATGCGGGCGAGCAGACCAGCCCCATATTGCCCAGCGCCCAGCCCGAATGATCAGGGTCGGGCCTGCAGCTCCGGCGCGGCGGCGGCGAGCAGGTCTGCGCGACTGGCGGTCAGCGGCGGATAGATGCGCTTGGTGTTGATCGTGCGCTTGGTGGTCTTGGCCTGATCGCCTTGTGCCACCACCATCCGATCCCATCCCTCGGTGTACACCGCGCCCGCCGGACCAAGGTCGAGAACCGTTACGTACCA
This genomic stretch from Mycobacterium paragordonae harbors:
- a CDS encoding MgtC/SapB family protein; its protein translation is MHTLSIADFALRLAVGVGCGALIGLERQWRARMAGLRTNALVATGATLFVLYAAATEDSSPTRVASYVVSGIGFLGGGVILREGANVRGLNTAATLWCSAAVGVLAASGHLVFALIATGTVVAVHLLGRPLGRLIDHDDPGDDDEGLEPYLVQVVCRPKSAKYARAQIVQHTRSNDIILRGIHTGQAPEQAPEQALENVTLTAHVLLGGHSTAKLAKLERLVAELSLQPGIYAVHWYAGEQTSPILPSAQPE